In Pelmatolapia mariae isolate MD_Pm_ZW linkage group LG2, Pm_UMD_F_2, whole genome shotgun sequence, one DNA window encodes the following:
- the LOC134639588 gene encoding mucin-2 yields MEMEKGHTSIRRGVSWSPGGLRKPFQLTQDVQTRGTDNNASWEKTGFNKEHMSRKTNLTRSASLSEKELKEARVKSQIIAAQLTVPSNSKSRGVQLFNRRKQRVNAFTLESCGERSDEDRAENVKTNPPSNKLTWAERSSEEKDRDLNLKNTTADKSVFSTPARVRSVGDIMDEPAKDFHKEEDTDDSVVQERHFLPVKEEQEEEARHQFHEDLEDEAKHETPPGSKTTDVIVSVHAEGEEINGRQTGPDPAGKLSNGCHGASGPEKVSVPTSKQASAFINRTARPFFSPPTVQSSEAVRPVMDIPPPPSYSTPPLPAFTVPQPVVASPPPPPPSYPTPPLPAFTNQPPQTYYSSPPPLSPLMSPSSPPPSHFSASQYSQMPHYGPPTAPKPSTFVPKPSGERKMTTPIKTGILEEGAARRANKKSMFTFKEKPVVAPNPELLSLVQGADERKKHGHKSVPEPGSEEELLALGAEASNFLAKEEDRTEGARAPEWASCLKSSRTRPRAEHQPEQSLTNVSGKGAELFAKRQSRMEKYVVENQNAGQIRSPSPTMSLPPSWVYPSNMPGRVKAIAKNSDMCAQLSQNLKAQQAVKQKPMKKPPPPEPVPEPPPLENGCSKIEMDLSRHRPYQLNSSLFIINPVKDPISTLPKGAPQARNQLATPTFSRQTSLPNNPPFNFSAQCMSPQIPLSPTGGPDYPSNPRSGHPRISSPMSAFSPDRVSSPRSSVQAPRPTFSAKKAGIAPQTPKESSPAEVPRETPTPTRTPNLTGNPGGPATGSWTSSLQTSPPPLTSSIRSVTSPVSFRNNSRCQSPMSTQNIPFSTVTSTSTSRPSQTSTATFPRSPPWGSRCQSPVVSQSAIISPIPASQTSTSPSLLSPPWGVRCQSPMGTQNNKPSTGFSFSSSKPPQSSTATSPHTPPWGSRCQSPVVNTQPSTSSSVPTSRPSKTNVSTPPPWGSRCQSPLVSQKVQSSSVLVSTSRPSQPSTVTSPVSPPWGSRSQSPSHFQTSFSLSTTKPLYTSSVTSPVSLPKDSRCMSPTVNNLDSKANHRLLAKNIINAAKRKNSPSPGALSGHSLPISSLSYDGQKPPVNLFQSRSLGAQSPTFTSPPPTPTQRICSPVRLYNTRSLTDSDASVESEDSGLRSPGLHSYNTCPRGWGGSLRVKRSTVSTDL; encoded by the exons ATCTGACCAGGAGTGCCAGTTTGTCAGAGAAGGAGCTAAAGGAGGCTCGCGTCAAGAGTCAGATCATTGCTGCTCAGCTCACCGTCCCTTCCAACTCCAAGTCCAGGGGTGTTCAGCTCTTTAATCGGCGTAAGCAGAGAGTCAACGCCTTCACACTTGAGAGCTGTGGAGAAAGGTCAGACGAGGACAGAGCTGAGAATGTCAAAACGAACCCCCCATCCAACAAACTGACATGGGCAGAGAGGAGCAGTGAGGAAAAGGACAGAGACCTAAACTTAAAGAACACGACCGCTGACAAGTCGGTCTTCTCGACACCTGCAAGAGTACGCTCAGTGGGGGATATCATGGATGAGCCAGCTAAGGATTTCCACAAAGAAGAAGACACTGATGACAGTGTTGTACAAGAGAGACACTTCCTCCCTGTcaaggaggagcaagaggaaGAGGCACGACATCAATTTCATGAGGATCTAGAGGATGAGGCCAAGCATGAGACTCCGCCAGGGAGTAAAACCACTGATGTGATAGTGTCAGTACATGCTGAAGGAGAAGAGATAAATGGGAGGCAAACAGGGCCAGATCCTGCTGGAAAGCTTTCTAATGGCTGTCACGGTGCCTCTGGTCCTGAGAAGGTGTCTGTGCCCACATCTAAGCAGGCAAGCGCCTTCATCAATAGAACTGCCAGACCTTTCTTCTCTCCGCCCACAGTGCAGTCTTCGGAGGCCGTCAGGCCTGTCATGGAcatcccccctcctccttcctaCTCCACACCTCCTCTCCCTGCTTTTACTGTCCCCCAGCCTGTGGTGGCCTCACCTCCTCCTCCGCCTCCGTCATATCCCACACCACCTCTACCAGCTTTTACAAACCAGCCCCCACAGACTTACTACTCCAGTCCACCTCCACTGTCTCCTCTCATgtctccttcttctcctccgCCATCCCATTTCTCTGCTTCCCAGTATTCACAAATGCCCCATTATGGCCCTCCCACAGCCCCGAAACCCTCCACTTTTGTTCCTAAGCCATCCGGGGAGAGGAAGATGACAACACCAATCAAAACAGGAATACTTGAGGAGGGTGCTGCCAGGAGGGCAAATAAAAAGTCAATGTTCACATTCAAAGAGAAACCGGTGGTTGCTCCAAACCCCGAGCTACTTTCTCTAGTGCAAGGGGCGGATGAAAGAAAGAAGCATGGACACAAATCTGTCCCTGAGCCAGGATCTGAGGAAGAGTTACTGGCTCTGGGTGCAGAAGCCTCCAACTTCCTCGCCAAGGAAGAGGACAGGACAGAGGGAGCAAGAGCTCCAGAATGGGCCTCCTGTCTCAAGAGCTCAAGGACCCGACCGAGGGCAGAGCACCAACCGGAGCAGTCGCTTACAAATGTGTCTGGAAAAGGTGCTGAACTGTTTGCTAAGCGTCAGTCCAGGATGGAAAAATATGTGGTTGAGAATCAGAACGCAGGCCAAATTAGATCTCCTTCTCCTACAATGTCTCTGCCACCATCTTGGGTTTACCCATCAAACATGCCTGGTAGGGTCAAAGCTATCGCTAAAAACTCTGACATGTGCGCTCAACTTTCACAAAATCTCAAGGCGCAACAAGCAGTCAAACAGAAACCAATGAAAAAACCTCCGCCACCAGAGCCAGTTCCAGAGCCGCCGCCTTTGGAAAATGGTTGCTCCAAGATAGAGATGGATCTGTCGAGGCACCGGCCATACCAGCTTAACTCTTCTCTCTTCATCATTAACCCAGTCAAGGACCCCATCAGTACCCTACCCAAAGGAGCACCACAGGCCAGGAACCAGCTCGCCACTCCAACTTTCTCCAGACAGACTTCACTCCCTAACAATCCTCCCTTTAACTTCAGTGCCCAGTGCATGTCTCCTCAAATACCTCTCAGCCCTACAGGAGGACCAGATTATCCTTCAAATCCGAGATCTGGTCATCCGAGGATCAGCTCTCCGATGTCTGCTTTTTCTCCAGACAGGGTGTCCTCTCCCCGGTCATCAGTACAGGCACCAAGGCCCACATTTTCTGCCAAAAAGGCAGGGATTGCACCGCAG ACACCAAAGGAGTCCAGTCCTGCTGAAGTTCCCAGGGAGACACCTACACCAACCAGGACACCTAACCTCACAGGCAACCCGGGCGGCCCAGCTACTGGAAGCTGGACTTCTAGCCTCCAAACAAGCCCACCACCCCTCACTAGCTCCATCCGTTCAGTCACGTCCCCTGTATCGTTTCGTAATAATTCAAGATGCCAATCGCCTATGAGCACTCAGAATATCCCGTTTTCAACAGTTACCTCCACTTCCACATCCAGACCCTCACAAACATCTACAGCCACCTTTCCACGCTCTCCTCCTTGGGGTTCAAGATGTCAGTCCCCAGTGGTCAGCCAGTCCGCTATCATTTCCCCAATTCCTGCTTCCCAAACTTCTACATCTCCttctctcctttctcctcctTGGGGTGTAAGGTGCCAATCCCCAATGGGGACCCAGAACAACAAGCCCTCCACTGgtttctcattttcttcatcTAAACCTCCCCAATCATCTACAGCGACTTCACCACACACACCTCCCTGGGGATCTAGATGCCAATCCCCAGTGGTGAATACCCAGCCTTCCACTAGCTCCTCAGTTCCTACGTCCAGACCTTCCAAAACAAATGTATCCACCCCTCCTCCTTGGGGATCAAGATGCCAATCACCATTAGTAAGCCAGAAGGTCCAGTCCTCTAGCGTCTTAGTTTCCACATCTAGACCATCCCAGCCATCTACAGTCACATCTCCTGTCTCTCCTCCATGGGGCTCACGTTCTCAGTCTCCTTCACACTTTCAAAccagtttctctctctctaccaCTAAACCTCTATACACATCCTCCGTCACCTCTCCTGTTTCCTTGCCCAAAGACAGTCGCTGCATGTCTCCCACAGTTAACAACTTGGACTCTAAAGCCAACCATCGCCTGCTGGCCAAAAATATCATCAACGCAGCCAAACGTAAAAACAGCCCTTCTCCTGGTGCACTAAGCGGTCACAGTCTTCCCATCTCATCACTGAGTTACGACGGTCAGAAACCACCGGTCAACCTCTTCCAGTCACGGTCACTGGGGGCACAGTCCCCTACTTTCACCAGTCCTCCCCCAACTCCAACTCAGAGAATCTGTTCTCCTGTGCGTCTCTACAACACTCGCTCCCTGACCGACTCCGACGCCTCTGTTGAATCCGAAGACTCAGGCCTCCGCTCGCCCGGCCTCCACTCCTACAACACTTGTCCCCGCGGCTGGGGCGGCAGCCTGAGGGTGAAACGAAGCACCGTCTCCACTGACCTGTGA